The Rhinolophus ferrumequinum isolate MPI-CBG mRhiFer1 chromosome 17, mRhiFer1_v1.p, whole genome shotgun sequence DNA window tggcatcACAAGATACTCCAGGATCATCATGAAGCTATCATGTATATTTCCCACCCCACTGCttgaatcagccatttctccaatgAGTCTTGGTTCCTTTTACTGGAGAATTAGAAATCTCCAGTAAATTGGGCACTAGGTGTGCTTATTGCTACTGGGGTATCATTGCTTTTAGGGCCTCAGGTGATTGAGCAagcaaatatacatgtatattaagctttgtatatacacacatctataaatatttttatatgtaaccATCTGTATCTAAATTAAGTTAAACACAaattcatactgatgtctccaactcaATCCACTAtcacatggatcattctagctTCTTCTTGATGTTTAAAGatgttcttttgtatttcttataaaatggaaatcagatccagattcaaattcaaattttttagCAAGAATATTTCATAGGAAGGGGTGTGTGCTTCCATCATGAGGCATAAAATAGCTGGTTTTTTTTCAGTGATGTTATCACCCATTGATAATCAATCTCTAGGATctattaattgtttaaaatttaaaaatggtaattttgattggctctgtctttcttctttgattaATGGGAATGTACTCTATATAAAAAGAAACCCCCTCACCAACTACCAGgtgttgccaaaaaaatgtatacaagcagacactggtcaacgttgctcaagcagttcgccgtaatcagaagtgtctggacgctgatggtaaccactttgagcacctcttataattgcagaaatcaaacgtgacttgtattcatctttcattatcggtatatattgagtattacaattttaatacatttttcctttcttaaaatatgtatacatttttttggcacctctgtatttGGTAGCCCTAAGGTAGAGCCCATATAAAAAAGACAGGATAAATGCTTAATTCTTTTCctcactgattttaaaataatgaattaattccCTAGCATCCTCCAAGGCTGACCACTGAGTTTTGGTCTTGAGTACCACTATGAACTTGTTAGAGTAGCTCTTGAGGCACATGGCATTGCTCAGTGATCTACCTCCAGCCTTCATCCTGGGTAATCTGCCCCAGGATGGTAAAATGGGGAATGGGGGAAGGGGCATGGAAGCTGGGCTCTCCTGGCGGAGGCAAAGAGCAGGTGGAAAAGCGAGGCAAGGTTGAGGAGGCTTGAGGACTTCCATATTCATCCATCTGAAAAAGCTCTGGTCTCTAGTCATTAGTTCTTGGATAGCTGTTGCAttggtttcagtttttcaagttGCCTTAGAAATAGTGGAATCCATCTTTAAAAGCCTCCGCAAGCaaccaggaaagaaaaacacaacagcCTGAAGCTCTAGAAAGGGCACGTTTGATCCTAAGTCCTTTAAAAAAGCCAGTCTAGGGGAGAAACCAAATCATCTTTAGAATGTTAGGGGTACTGATCCTCAACCCTGGTTGCTTATTAGAGTCAcctgaaacacatttaaaaaccaCCTAAGTCTCAGAATCACTGCCAGAGATTCTGATCCAGTTAGCCTGGAGTGGAACCCTGGAACTGAGAGTTTTTATGAGATTTTTGCAAGGTGATTCTAATGTTTAATTAGGACATTTCCAACGTCCCTTGAACTCTAATAGGCTAGTAAGTTGTGTCACACCTCCAGTTTCATCACCTTGATGCTTGATGTTGCTTGATGTTGGTAGGCACCATCTCTGCTATGTCATTCAGAAGACTAAGTTAGGAAAGATGCCAGGGACATCTCACTGTCCCCTTGGGATACTGAGGCCCGGTGAGTGTGGCTGAGTTCCAACTGACAGGTCTTTAACCTAAGACAGCACTCTGCCGCCTCCTGACCCCCCGACTCCAAGAATGGCTACATTTACCTGGcgctggcactgttctaagtgctttaaacCTCTCAATATCCCTAAATAGGTTGGTATCACCTCCATTGAACAGATGAGAAACTGCACATCTGAGACTTAAATGATTTGATAAGGTCACAAGCCTGTGTCTGGTGACTACTTGAGCTCTTTCCAATCCCGTGCTGTCACTTACAGACTGTGACTTTAAGACAGGCCCTCTCACAAgctgcctcctcctttcctttgtgTAATAAATACTGACTCTTGATGTAGAGGCCATCTGCACGGATGGAAAAAGGGGGTAAGGCCAACTTGTGGGGAGAGATCCTGAATCCCTGTTCCTCAGCATTAGCCTGAGTAGCTCCCAGCCCTGGGGGTGGGCTCTTCCCCACCTTCCTTCACAGCCCAGTGGTTTGAGAATGTGTGAGACAGTCAAGAAAGACTTACGCACATCTTCTACCTCTGAACCGTCCTCATTCACCTTCCTGTGCCCACAGGGCTTAACCCACAGATCTCCTCACTTATCCTTCCTTGGAAAATGTCATCGATCCTATCTATCCCCCAATCAATTCCTGACTAGAACTACAGTTATCACTGACCATTCCCTCCTACCATTCTCATCTCAAAAAAATGACATTGTCATCTACCCAGAGCAGAAACTCTGATCTCATCCTAGCACAATTCTCCCCAAACGGTCAAGCAGCCACTGAGTCCCCTCAATCCCACCACTCCGGACAGCTGTTACACCTATCGTTCTTCTCCATTCCCCAAGTCCTAAGATAGGCCACGTCTCTGAGGCCAACTCCGCCTCAATTCTTTCCTGACGCCCACCCCAGTCCCCGTGCTTCGTGTACCACCCAGACGAACCACATGTAGTTCCCTGAACGCTCCCTGTGTGTCCCCCGCCTCCCAGGATTCGTCCCTAATTAAATCCTGCTCGGGCTACAAACTCTTACTCGCATCCCACTCTCCAGGTGCGCTCGGGAGGTCCCAGAGGTGCTTGGCTGTGACGTCAGCACTATTTACCTGCCTCCCTCCGCGTCCTGGACGCCCGCCACATCTTAGCCCCGCCTGAGCCCGAGGTCCAATCCACAGGACGGTTTTGGTTTCCCTCGTGTTCCCGGGCCAACGACTTCACAGGGATTGCAAGCCCCGCCCTAGCAGATCACTGCGCCGCACCCCAAATTCGTTCGCCTAGACCCCGCCCCTGGGCCAGGGATTGGGCCTGGCCGCCCCGCCCAGGCTCCAGGATTGGTCCAGGATGAGGCCCGTCAGCCAGCACACGTGGGCCTTCAGGACAGCTCTGGGGAAAGCTTCCGGCGATGGCCGGGGTCCGCAAGCTGGCGCTGGAGGAGTCCCTGGCGCTGGGGCCTAACTGGCGACACGCGTGCCACGTGCTGCTCTACGCGCCGGACCCCGGAAAGCTGTTCGGCCGCATCCCACTGCGTTATGCAGTACTGGTGAGATGGGGGCGCGCGAGACTACTGTCTGCCCTGCGACCTCCCGGGGGTGCCCGCCTCTGGCTTCTTAAGCAATCCCGGCTTCCCTCTCCCGCAGATGCAGATGCGCTTTGATGGGCGCCTGGGCTTCCCCGGAGGTTTCGTGCAGTTGCGGAAGGAAAGCCTGGAGGATGGACTGAACCGCGAGCTGGTCGAGGAGCTGGGCGAGGGTGCGGCCGCCTTCCGAGTGGAGCGCGCAGACCACCGTCACTCGCGTGCCATATCCGGCCAGCACATCGTGACCCACTTCTATGTCAAGTGTCTGTCGCAGGAGCAGATGACTGCAGTGGAGATGGGCGCCCCGCATGCCAAGGACCACGGGCTGGAGGTGGGGCCAGCCCGGGAACCCCACCCCCATGTCCTCCCTACCCCGAAAGCCTCTCCTTCAGTTTCCTGGTGTAGTTGAAGTGTTGGTCTTCTTTCGTCTGAGTGACTGACTATAGCCATTCTGGTCTCCCAGCGAAGGCCTCTCCCGTCTTCCCGTTTTACTGGCCTCTGTAGCTAACTCTCTAGAACACACCCATCCAAGCTTCTCTTCTGCTCCTCATTGAAAAATGTCCAGGCATTGCACCCTAGGCCCCTGTTTTTCTTGCATAGGAGATGTGGCCTGATACTTTGTGGGGAAATCTTGGCACTTAGGCTAGGGGAGTAGGGAGACAGATCGTGCATGgaaatggttctcaaactttggcgGCAACAGAGTCGTCTGGGAGGCTTATTAACGCAGTACTTACTGGCCCCACTCCCAGAATTGCTGGTTCAgtgtgggaagggagagaaggactTGAGAATTTGCATGTTTCAGAAGTTCCTAAATGGTGCTGATGTGGCTGGTCTGGGTACCATGTTTTGAGACCTACTGATGCAGGGCCAAGCAGGCATCCTGGAGGCAGGAGCCACTCAAGTTTCAGTGGTATGGGAAAGATTGGCATTTATGGAACTAGATGACATGACTTGTCTGCAGAGAGCTGGGCCCACTGCATGAGGCTGTATTGAAATATGAGTTCTCACGCCTGGTTCTGCTGGACTGATAAGGGGTGAGGTGTCCGATCTAGAAAGACCTGGCTGGGCTGAGCTACCTGGGTTCCCAGTGTctccttgttttcctcctttcacaGGTGCTGGGCCTGGTGCGGGTGCCCCTGTATACCCTGCATGACGGTGTGGGaggcctgcctgccttcctggagAATACCTTTATTGGAACTGCACGGGAGCAACTGCTAGAAACCCTCCAGGACTTGGGACTGCTGGAATCTGGCTCTGTCTTCAAGCATTAAGATCTCAGCTTTTCACCAGAGGAGCCCCCCAAGGACCCATGGGACCTGAGATCAAGACCTTTGtactgagagggagggagaagaaagggaatgtTTTCTATGCTGGGCCTGGGCCTGATAGGTGGTAACAGGTTAACTGAAGTATGTACCATATGTTCTAAGCAGAGGGCCCCCAGCAACTTGTAGCATTAGGGGCAAAAGTCTGCAGCTCATCCCAAAGGCCCTGGCAAGTTCTCAGAGCCTGCCTCTACCCGATACATTTGCATGGACATAACCTGGCAGCCCTGACATGTGAATGTACAGTCTGTGCCCACACGCAAGCTGATGCCTCCCTGACTCCCAAAGTTTAACCAGGAAGTGGCCTGTGTGGGGCCTAGGTTGTCCCAGTACCCATCTCCTTGCTGGGGAGGAATTTCTGAACCAGGGAAGGGGCTCTTCCCACACTCCTACATGGTTGTTCTCCAGAGTCTAGCCCAGCCCATGCTTGTTGGGGAGGACAGGGAAGCAAAGGTCCCTTTTTCCCCTCTGAAAGTGGCCTGGAGATGGCCAAAGCAATATACTTCTGAAAGGTGGTGGAGGGTCCTAACAAGCCTCCTGCCCTCTTCTGAAACTGAGTAGAAGGGGTGAGGAAATGGCTTGGTCCCCTTGGACTGACCTGGGACTTGAGAGTTCTGAGTCCTGAGTTCAGCATCTCCTCCAGTGCTTTCATCTTTGGGACCCCTTAGACTCTGGAGACATCAGAAGGGAACTGACCCAGCCCTGGTCTAGCCCTGCTCTGACTAAAAGAGTCTCCCAGTAAAGAAGTGCTTATAGCTGGGCTTCACGGCCCTTTGGTTCTTTCAACAATCTGTATGAGGTATTGGAAATCTACGGATGAGAAGCCATAGGCCTTGCTCTCTTTGAAGTCAGGAAGCTTTTGGGGgccaaatggtaaatattttaggctttattgGACTACGTGGTCTTTGTAGCAACTATTCAGTTCTGCCACGTCAGAAGTAGTAATGgacaatacatatataaatgagtgtggctgtgttccaataaaactatttttaaaaggaggtgGCCAGCCTATGGGCCTTAGGTTACCAACCCCTGCTGTAGAAGAAGATAAGAGTAATaatttcaattatgatgtgtatttacttgttttatttatggATTGATACAGGTCCCACcttgatatttttacttttagttgAGGTGGTCTGGAAGGGCCTTCTCTGAAGAGCGTTTAAGCTGAAGGTTGAGAAGGAAGTAACCAGGTAGGAGTGTGGGAAGAGTATTCTAGATATTCCAGGGAGTAGCGTGTGTTTAGGCCCTGAGGAAAAATCTTCGCAAATTAACCCAAAACAAGGGTAGGGAAATTAGCCTCCATTTCTCAATTGAGAGGGCAGGGGTTGGTACACAGAGGATTTGCAGCCATCTTTAATTTACCAGAGCGCGTCTAGAAATGGGAAAAGGCCAGTGCAATTAGACTAGTGAGTATTGGTCTGGAATGCACCAGAGAGCCCCTGGGCCCAGCGGCAGTTGTTGGCCTTTgaaggtggggcaggggaggagctTCCAAGATCAGGGAGATACCGAGAGAGTCTGTCTTCCTCCTAACCTAACCCTGGGCCTTTTGTAGACTCGAGGTTAAACGCTCAGGGTAGGCCAGCTGGAGGGAACGGACACTTGAGTGCCTCCCGGAGACACAGCCTGAATGGGTCTCATCTGTTTCTATCACATCGCCGTCAGTACTTCTCTTCAGGGGAGGCGAGGCCCCGGAGGCCTAGAGAGATGGGACTGACTTGTCCGTGGTTGCACCGCTGTCAGCTCCCCTACCTCAGGAACCAGGCCCGGGCAGGGCCGCACAGGAGCTCCTTTACAGATGTGATGTGTTCCAGCCTCGCACACCAATCGTACAACACTTGTACAGTACTTCACCTCACTCTGCTCGAGAGTGCCAGGGCCGAGTCTCAGTGCCTGCTGGCGGTTCAGTCAGTGCTTATACtcaattccttatttttttaggTTTCTGGTAACTGTTGGTGGGGAGAGTCCAGgacttttcctttatcttcctgCACACATTCCCTCCCTCCCAGTTAGTAGATCCCATCTCAGCGAGCACTCCCAGTGTTCATCCATCTGTGGCTGGAGTCCGTTTCATTCCCCGTGGCCCTTCGGTCCataggggaggaggtgggaggggaagcAAACTCAGCATCTGGTTACCTCCCCATCGCCCACTACCGTCCTGCTGCAGGATAAGGAAACCCAGCATGGCTGCTCACCTAGGATTTCCTTAGCCTTGTTAAACCAATCATCTGGTAGAAGATGGGAGGCTTCTAGCAATTCTTCTAGCAATTCTCCCCTTCACCTGCTGCTGTGGTGACTCCTTTCCTCACCTGGAATACTGGTTTGTGGTTCCTGTGGTGAGGGATAAATGCGGCCACACTTGGGATACAGCTTTGAAGGGCCACATCCAGCACTCTTTCAGCCCCCAAAGCCATCCACGTTTTGCCCCTGCTTGTTGGTCCATTTTATTCGACGGAAGGTGAGTGGCCTGGGCTGCCTCCCCCAAAACACATACGAGTATTTCTGCCTTTCTCAGCATTGTCAGCAAGACATTCTCATTCTCAATTCTGTGCTTCTTCCTTGAGTATGAGGCTGCGGGTGCTGTGTTTTAACACTTTTGGGCCCCATGCTGTGTTGCGCCTCAGGAGCTATTGGCAAAGCTGCTGCTTTTTGGCAAAAACATTTGAGGAAAGAGTGGCTGTCCCCTTCTGCAGTTGCTTGGGCCTTTGGAGACTACTAAGGGAAAACAGACCAGGGCAAAGGTGGAGAAGTGGGAAGGGATGTTtgctatgagtttgtttattgcACAGAAAACAGATGTTTTTCCCCAAACTCTCTACCCCatacaaatgaatttttttttaaatagagaaaaaatattttatatgtgatgAAATTAGTGAATGGCATCAGAATTTAAGCCAAACTAAAAGCATTAGGTGAAACTAAGAATTCTTTAATTGATCAAGAGGTTATCCACAATGATTACATGAATTTCAGATTATATACAGCAAAATCTTGAAAAATGCAAGGAGAAATCGACAGAAGAGTATTGGGAGACCACAAACACACTTCTTCAGTCCTCGGCAGATAAAATGTCATAGTGTAAGAATGGAATATAGGATCTAAAAATTATCGCAGTGAAGGGAACAATTAACATTTTGGCAGCGCTTACTGTGTGGTGGGCACCCTTCTAAGCTCTTTTCATGTATTAACATGTTCAGTCCTTGAAACGATCATGAGATAGAGATGCGCTTATCTCCATActccaaataaaaaaacatgcACAAAGGTCAACAAAATAATATCTTTTACCTAAAAGATAAACTTTGAACTCTGTAACTTGAAGCAGAAAATACACCTTTAAGGACCCAGGGAACATTTACCAAATTAATCATAAAATGGGCCTTGGAAAACCTCAGTAAATTCTTTCCAGTCTTGTACCACCCTCTCTGAAATGATAGCGTATATGCCACATTCTGTGACCATGgtgtaataaatacatgaaaggGATAGACACTTGAAATTTCCTTCTGCCACCAattgtctcaaaatatttattatgagaaGGCGCTTGGGGTCAGAGACCCCTGTGGCAGGCCCGCCCTACCTCGATACACAGCTCCAGGTAGGTACTCTACCCATAGATCTAAGCATTAAGTTGACAGGATTAAAATCAGAGAGTTTTGGACAGCAGATCCTGCTGTGATGCCGGCTTTGAAGTTGTCATCCTTCTACCTGAAGTGGGCCTGAATCCAGAGGCCAAATGAGTctgggctcgtgctgcctgcactgctcagccaatagaccgacacaggagttgggtcatagaataagcggaTATCATCAGAGCACCGGTGGACTGAGAAGGCAGTGGGTTAGCACCTCCAAAAACTACCTTCACATTCTGAGACCGGCTTGGGGCTtgtaagggaaaatctgggcgttcctccagaggccacgTGATGGTTCCAGGAGTCTGCATGGAGCCTCCTCCCCTCTGGTAATGTGGCTCTCCAATGTGGTCATCAACGCAGGAGCAGTgatgtgtggggagggggtgtaTTATAACTAGTAAGCaagcataagtttcagggtaattatctgaagcagggaactgggacaggggacatgcCAGGCAGGGGATTGATCAGttgttaagctctagggcagggagaggcaaggCCTCTTTTGTGAGGATCCCACCTGGGCCCTGTTTCAGGCCTGACAGGAATGAGGCTGGCAGGAAGAGCCAAATCACAAGTTAGAAATCTTTGGGGGTAGACACAGGGTGGGGCCATGTAAAAGGGCTGAGGGAAATTTCAGGATCCTGgatgtttttctctgaattttaaagCAGTGGTAACGTGCTAAGAAACATTAGGTCCGACTTaccattttttccatttctctgagatGCACATTATAAAATCTCTGAAATCAAAATGGTTCTTACAATTGATGCCAGGTAGTGGTATTTGGCTGCACAAGGCCTGGAAACTTCTGGAATGAATGTCAGCAGCTTGGAGGAAATCTCAGAGAACTCAAGAAATGTTGCAATACCATGGCTCTTGATGTCACAAAAGTCAATGTTttgtagaaaaacagacacctaTTGCCCCACGTTGAAAAATGATGCAAAAGAGCTGGACCCTACACAGAAGTTTTAAGGATTTCTACACCAATTTATTTTGcgtatatttcctttctttgtactTACAACAGTGATCTATGATAAAACTCATATCTAAAAAAGTCCAAAAGTCTTtcaacacatatatatatatttaaaaaaaaaacaaacgtgtAAGTGATAGGAAAGCATTGTGTTACGGCTTAATggcagcatttttctttcttagaggtacataaaataataatgcaggCTGCAATCAATAATGACTTAGAGTGTGTAAAAGGTAGGAAGGGAGAAATCTCACTTTTTATTTCACCTCAGAGGCATCATAAGTGACTTCCAAGAACTAGTCCGTGGGATGCAGCGAGATCTGGGAAACAAGGAATCAGAAGCAAGGACGTGAATGCTCTGGCTTATCTGCTGCCTCTGGTACCAGACAGAGACCAGGACGGGGCAGCACCAAGCATGGACACGAAGAGGTATCATGGAGACCAAACAATGTGACTTGAGGCAGCATTGGAGTGATTGGGGGCATGACACTGGGTGGAAGCCTCCCCAGCATGGAACAAGAGGAGGGTGAGTGCTTTCTGCCTGTTTGTGCCATCCATGACCAGACCAGCCTCAAGTAGCCTATCAAAGGGACTAGAAGGGCCCAGCCAAGCCGAGGAGGAAATCATAGGTGGACAATGGAACTGACGATGTGAGATGAGCTACCTGGCCCAGATAGGCACAAATAGAATCCAAACCTTTATGGATTTATTGTTTAGGGAAGGAATTTAAACTGTGTCTGGGCTTATGATTGGAACAAATGTTTCCGGTAAAATAATTTAACCACTTGAACCACTCATAGAAACTTGAGCACCTTGCAGTTTAAGATCTGTTCAAATATTGGCTTCATTACTCCATTTCCCAAACTAGGATCCGTGGTtggtggaggtttctcaaaattTGGGGAGAAAGGAACTAAATATTTGAAACTGGACATATGGTCTCCATAGTTATCAGGCACCTGCTCTCAGGCTCTGCTGAGAAAACGCCAATCTCTTTTTAGTAACATATTAATTACAGTAAATGCTGTCCATTCCTGGAAAGTCCCACTTGCCCCAAGCCTCTCTAATGCCTGCTTGTCCTTCAAAGCTCGTCACCCCTTTAGGGGAGCTTTTGCCCCTTCTTCTGGGTTGCCGTGGCAACTGAGCATGCCTCCGCAATAGCACCATCCCAATGCCCAGGATTCtgtctttaaattgtttttggcCCTACTAGAACATCACTTTATTTCCCTAACATCTGTCATGTTGCTAATAAAGCAGACTCAGTGAGCACTCAGCAAAATGTGTATTGGATGCAAGCTTCTGAAAAGTCTTTTCTCTTATGGAAGTTCAACAAGCCTAGAGAagctcatttttaatattaatgcaTGCTAATTCTTTTccaacaagtatttttttcttattgtgggAAATAATACTGGACTGTGATTCAAGTCTTTTTGACAAGTCTGGTGAtcgtgtgactttgggcaacttcCTTAACCTCATTGGGTCTTGGTCTCCCATCTCCTGTGGCCATCTCAAGGATGCCCTGTATCTTCCATTatttagtacagtgcctgacacatagtatgtgctcaataaatatttgaataaattaatctGTGAAATGATTGGATAAAGTAT harbors:
- the NUDT16 gene encoding U8 snoRNA-decapping enzyme: MAGVRKLALEESLALGPNWRHACHVLLYAPDPGKLFGRIPLRYAVLMQMRFDGRLGFPGGFVQLRKESLEDGLNRELVEELGEGAAAFRVERADHRHSRAISGQHIVTHFYVKCLSQEQMTAVEMGAPHAKDHGLEVLGLVRVPLYTLHDGVGGLPAFLENTFIGTAREQLLETLQDLGLLESGSVFKH